A genomic stretch from Syntrophaceae bacterium includes:
- the xrt gene encoding exosortase, whose protein sequence is MNVSKPEVMRHIPFILGALAALGMDYGPTRDLFASSFKRDYHTLIPFIPLITIYLLYQKRKEIRDKMQYSYKLGAAGVIAGVVGYAIVLFFGRGLNPNDYSTIVTLSSLVMLWGSFLFAYGRKAFTAALFPLLFLLFAVPVPAFIMNEIITFLQIGSTEFANLLLWVSQVPYYRDGFVFQLPGVIVEVAPQCSGIRSGLALFITALLAGYLFLDSWWRRVVLIVCVFPITMLKNGIRITTLTLLGAYVDPRILQSSLHREGGIPFFILALLLMAPILFFLKRREGKA, encoded by the coding sequence ATGAACGTTTCGAAACCCGAAGTGATGAGGCATATCCCTTTTATTCTTGGAGCTCTTGCTGCGTTGGGAATGGATTATGGACCAACGAGAGACCTTTTTGCCTCCAGCTTCAAGAGGGATTATCATACTCTGATCCCCTTTATTCCCCTCATAACGATCTATCTCCTATATCAGAAAAGAAAAGAAATTCGAGATAAAATGCAATATTCGTACAAACTGGGGGCGGCTGGAGTCATTGCCGGTGTTGTCGGTTATGCCATTGTGTTGTTCTTCGGGAGGGGGCTCAATCCGAATGACTATTCGACAATCGTCACCTTGTCTTCCCTGGTGATGTTATGGGGATCTTTTCTCTTTGCATACGGCAGGAAGGCATTTACGGCCGCGCTCTTTCCCCTCCTGTTTCTTCTTTTTGCGGTCCCGGTTCCGGCTTTTATCATGAACGAGATCATCACCTTTCTGCAGATCGGCTCCACGGAGTTCGCTAACCTTCTGCTATGGGTATCGCAAGTCCCTTATTACAGGGATGGTTTTGTATTCCAACTGCCGGGCGTGATCGTCGAGGTGGCGCCGCAATGCAGCGGAATTCGATCGGGGCTGGCACTGTTCATCACCGCCCTGTTGGCCGGTTACCTCTTTCTCGATTCCTGGTGGCGGAGGGTCGTCCTGATCGTCTGCGTGTTTCCGATCACGATGCTCAAAAACGGCATTCGCATCACCACGCTGACTTTGCTGGGTGCTTACGTGGACCCGCGGATTCTGCAGAGCTCTCTGCACAGGGAAGGAGGCATTCCTTTTTTCATCCTCGCGCTGCTTCTGATGGCGCCGATCCTTTTTTTCCTGAAGAGGAGGGAGGGAAAAGCATAA